The genomic stretch AGCAACATAAAATAGATGCACCCAAAGTTTAGGTGACCACAAAAATGGTGTTACATTCttcctttcatttttaatgttgGAACAAAATCTGACATTTAATATACGTCGGTCCTAAAAAAAACATGCAATGTCAATTTTATACTAGTTCCGGTGTGGTCGAATCAAGAACGCGTTTTGCCTTGGAAAAATAATAACGCATGCATTGAAAACTAAGAgagtaaaaagaaaaacaaatactagtagtatCAATTATCCATGGAAGAGCTTAACTTTTCAAAGAAATTGACGCTCTCAACCTGGCTTTGGAGGTTGAACCGATTCGTTTATTATGGAATTAAACCAACTGAACAAGTTTCAGCTGATTAGCATTCTCCACCATAGCCACAACAATGCGGTCACAAAAATTTCCAAGCATTATCATACAGAATGGGACCAGGAATGCAGGCAACAGGCGTCCCTACCTCAAATGTCTGCTAAAAAGGCTCAACCTCAATCCCATGATCGCGATACTTTCTCGCTAACTGTTGAACCGTACTGTGGTCCACCTTTACGGTACTGTATAAGAAACTCAGTTGGGTAGCCCTTCAGCTTGCGTGGCGTGATTCCCAGATCCTCAAATGTTAAAGCTGGTGTGCAGAAAAGAGTGAAGGTGAAAAATGTGTCTATGAGAACTCAATATTGGAATAAGTGGGAACCTTTTAACACACAATTAGAAAGACACCTACCATCATCAGAAACCACTGTATCAGTGGAAAGGGCTTCAATCTGATCAAGATTGAATATGGTAGGGACAGGCATTGGGAAGGGAACTTTGTTAAGCAATAATTCACGGGGTGTTGCAAGTACCTGAAACCAAACACGTCACCAAACAATTGTAGAAATTTTAGTAACATGATCCGGATCAAAACTAATTAGGGAGTGTTCACACTCGAAGTTAAATTTTAGAAACGAACTTCTTCATGAAACATGTAAATATGTCGCATCTTCATTCCATAACCAGATATGAATGCCTACCAACCCTCTACACCCAAAACCCCAAGACTGggaaagggaaaaaaatattagaaaagTTTACTTCCCACCAGGAAATCCCAACCAAATGAACCTGATACATAATGATATGGCCAATTAGGGGTGAAGGGAAAAAAAAGTTGAGAAAAAGTGTAGAAGGAAACTGTAGAGTGGATGATTGCATAAATTCTCTCTTGTAAAGTTGCCAATATTAACATCTTCTAGAATATGATAAAGCAAGGTACTTATCAATCTATCTTGAGCATACTGAATCTGAAGGCTGATACATTGTCACATTCCTGAGTTACAGAACAATGCACAAGCAAATGGCAAATGATATGGAAGTTGAAAAAGAAATCCTCATTCATATAGCACCTGCAAGAGGTGAGATTTACACAACAAAATATCTACATCATAGAAGTACAATTTTAAATCTTTGTTGAACATAACCAAAACATTGATCATCAAATTTTTGCGAATTTTTAAAATAGCATAAGCAAATGGCACATATTACAAAGAGAGGATGGGAGAAGAGTCACTACACTCCAGaatgagatgagattgaaaTTACATTATAATCTACAACAGATAAGTGATTAAAGATGTGCCTGAAGGACTTGCCTTAGCCACAGGAAAAGGAACTTTCACATAGCGAGGCCATTCACGAATGGTGTCATACATTAGTTCTGCCTGCAGTAATGCAAAATTTTTTATTAGTGTTACCAGGGAAAAATAAACAAAGAAAGGGGAATGACAGATTTTTCCCGAGCACGCTATCTGTTATTTGTTCTTTTGCGGGCAGGGAAGAGGTAGGTTCAGTGACATACTAGTTCATGAATAGTATAAATCTCTGGTCCACCAAGTTCATAAGTCTTGCCCATGCTGGATCCATCATCTTTTAAGGCCGCAATAATGGCAGAAGCAACATCAGCTACATATACAGGCTGAATTCTGTGAATGGCATGTTGGTAAGATATAGGTTTAACAATGACTAAGAATTCATCCAAATAAAGTTTTAGTAGAGCATACTTAGTTGATCCATCCCccataagtgggagaaagctgTACTTTTTAGCAAAGTGTGCCCATGGGTTTAATATTCTATCCTCTGTACCAATCATCACAGCAGGTCTCATCACTGTGACCTGACAAATAAGGAGATCTATGAACAAAATAAAGCAATAATATATTTACGAGCACCACATTTTGGCCCCAGAAATAACAAGCATCAGAGTTACAGCAAAAGCAAAATATGATCATGATTGGTTTAAATACTTATGAGAAATCATACATACAACAACGAGGCTATAATCTTATAACTTAAATCATACATACAACAATGAGGCCATAATCTTATAACTTTGCttcaaatattttaatgatctatCTAGCGATTAGAGAAGAAGAACCAAGTAAACAAGCAATTCTAGATCCATGTGACACCGGAAAAATAGTGAAAATTTAACCTCGGGTAGCTCTCGTAAGATAGCTTCTTCAGCAGCTGCTTTAGCTTTAAGCATTCTGGATGGAGATGATGGTGATGCTCCCAAGCCTGAAACTTGGATGTATCTCATGATACCACCATGTTCTTTTGCAATCTGTGTATGTATGATGTGCCATCATTATACAGTTTGTCCACGAAGAAAAATGCCAGTAATTATGATGAATAAAAGTGGACAACAGAAGTGTGTTTCAAAAGCATTTTCTTCACTGAGAGTAAAATaacaatgttatcaatctcgtatggcggcttatggcggttcgcctaaaaaccgccacagggatatggcgtattagtatggcggatatggcggtcaataattaaataaataaaataatacttatatatttatatataattcaaaaattagaaaataattaaaatataacattTAAAACACTTTacacaattaataaagtataaaatacaactctaactccatgtttcttgcataatgccccattcctaaatACAGTACACATGCAATGTTGTCAAAAGTCGGATATGGCAGTGTTATGGCAGCGACATGGTGCTATGGCGTTTTCCACCActgaacgccatgccatagcgccatggcgccgccatatccgctatttgataacattgtaAAATAGTAAAACATTTTATCATAAAGATACATTTCCACCACATTCATTTGGCAATCAATAGGAAAGGGTTTTCTTTTGAATTATCAAGAGGAGCAACTTAGAGTGGAAAAGAATATACAAGAATAATGATGATTGACCACTGCCATATTCCATAACCAATTTAATTACCTTACTTGTAACACACATTTAGGAATTTTAAGATTTCAGCACCTTTCCATATGAAGTATGAACAAGTATATTAGTTTTTGGCAGTGAAAATGAAGATGAGCAACACCACGCATAAGAACAATTTCTATAAACCTTCTAATAGTAATAGCCCCATCTTGAGCTTCTCACTTCTTATAGAAGTCCAAAGATACTGAATTTAACAAGACAGAGTATGTCCTAAATTCAGTTTAACCTCAAGCAAGAGGAACTAATACAAGAGGTAATAAAAGGAGGGGACATGGAAACCTAACAGTATAAATAAGTCTATAGGTTCAACATACTGGATAAGTTCATAGTTCAAAGAAAGATAAAACACTCATAAGTTTCTTTGGAGGCTGACTATAGGGTGAACCAGAGTAAATTGGAAAATATATAGCAATACAACATACCACAGCAAGCTTCTCAGCCATATGATGGTTCACTTCCTCAAAACTAAAATTCCTTGTCTCGTACTCCCTTCCTGCTCGTAAAAACATTGAACacataaaaataatagaaaaagaaaatattataagTTGGCATGTCATCATAAAATCATACCAATGAGGTTAATCACAACATTGGCCTTTGCCATCACTGCCTTTATAGAATTTTCATCTCTTGGATTATATTTCATGGGAACAATCTGCATGACGTGCAAAGTGTTAAATCTCAGAAATTTTAAGTAAAAACAATTATTGAGCTTCAATGACTTGGATATAAAAGACGATGCAAGAAGCCAGTCACCTGACCCAAATCACCCATCAATTTAAGGTGACGTTGAGAATCCTCAGGGCCTCGGAAAGGAACTAGCACTTGAGAACCCATCTTAGCTAACAACATAGAATGGAAAACATAACAAAGTAACGAAAATCAAAATGCAATCTTCAAAAGCATAACTGATTTAAGTTGAAAAACATGAGCCAAAAGCAAGAGTCAACAAACCAAGCTGTTGCACTAAATAGCGCCCAAGAAATCCTGTAGCCCCAAAGACTGTCGCGACAATGCCACTGTCAAACACCAAAAAAGCATTCCAACTTGCATCAGTTTGAGACATCCAAGACTAAAGAAAATGCAACCGCACCTAAACCAAGATGAAACTCAGGAGACTTAATATTCTCACATCTACCAATAATCTACAATCAAAATCCAAGGCATTCGCTAATGAAGCCATTTCTGAAACAAATACTTACCAGTAGAATCCATACACTGGCAATCAAAAAGAAATCTCTAGAATCAGGTCTAAACCAAATTAGGgatttgaaaaattaaattacctAACGGATGATCTTCCACCAGTGCCCTTGCGAACTAGATGACCCACGCCTTTGGTGGCAAGTGTAGAAGCGGATCTCGAATCACTTGCTCCATTAACTgaaatccatgaaccacatttACGAATTTGTTTTCGTTTCTTTTTAAAGATATTTCTGGAACTATAACGAGTACGAGCGCGTATAAATTCGGAGGAGTACTTACACCGATCGGAAAGAGGGATAAGCGATTTGAATGAGGCAATTTGTGCAGGTGATTGGTCGAAGTGGTGGTGGCGCAACCGCCGGTAAACGGACTGCATCTTTAATTCGACGGCGGAGTTTGAGACGAGCGAGGAAATGGGACTTCCCCTAGAATCGGAATTATATACCTTGGAACTTTGAAGAATATCGCATGAGCAAAGAGCGACTATTACTTATCTCATGATCTCATTCACTCTGTAAATGTCATTAGCTGAAAGTGTCATTTTAATCTTGGCTCGTTTATTATTAAGTTCAAACTTGAATTTTATTTAAAGTATCGTGATTCGTGACTCTTACAAATTTAATCCAATAATCTAAACAGTGAACGAGCTTTTTGGATTTACTTTACACTTGACATAGCAATTActttctttaaatttaaatcattttattcataaatcatagtaatattattataaCTCATTATTGGCGTGCTTCGattatattttttgttgaaatatTATCCAAATCTTGTTAGTTTAGATATTTACTAAATTCAATTAGAATTATTATTTCACGCTGTACAATGTTTAATGAAGAAATTATACTTGCAATGATTTGCGATACATATCATTGTTTTGCAATACATATGTAGTGTTCTCTCCTCACAAAAAAAGTACTAGTAATCTGTAATTGTTGAAGACAAAtccgtttttttttcttccaaataATGATAATGACTTGTGAATATATATAAACACCAGAATTTACTTTGAAGGTAAATAGTCTACAAGGGGCATTACATCAATAATTGACTCTAGTTTTATTGCTCTTGTAAAAATACAAAAGGCTTCATCTCTGCTTGGTCCTAACTAGAAACTTATTCCTCATATATACACACTGGAGGCTGCAGCAACTCTCCTTACTCCAAATATATCCCATCTCAGGTCAAACCCGTCTCGATTTTGCATTTCCATGTGGCCAAGGAGAGGATCCTTACATGCCGATGCTCATTTCCAGGATCGAGCTCTCTTCCTTTGCGATTTCCAGACATACAACGTGGGATTAGAAGTCGGGAATGCTACTCGATCTTGTTGAGTACTCAGAAACCAGCTTCATAAACATGGAAGACCTGTCCTCCAATAGTCGCGCTGGAGTGTCAAACTCTGCTACCCGACCTGCAAATCATTTACATGATTGAGCATTTGAAAGATTACATGATCAAACAAGCTCAAAATTGTTGAACAGCATACTGCTACCTTCCTATAATAAAAACGTTCGAAAGAATAGCTAAGTTGTAGAGCGTACCGTCACTGAGGACCAAAACCAGGTCACTATCGATGACTGTAGGAATACGATGAGCAATTGTACAGACAGTACAATTCTTAAACTCCGTTCTTATTATCTTCTGGATCAGGTTATCTGTGGCCGAGTCAACCGAGGCTGTTGCTTCATCAAGAACCAAGATTCTCGCCTGTTTGAGCAAGGCACGACCGAGAGACACTAGCTGCCGCTGCCCCACGCTCCAATTATCTCCACTTTCTAAAACtgtcaacatatacgaaaaaaGTAAGTCTCTTTGAGCCTTAGATTTTTCGTGTTTAGGTTGCCTAAGAAGATCACATCTAAGTAACATGGAGCATACCCGGTGTATCTAATTTATGCTCTTTCTGGCGAACTCTCTCTCCCAACTGAGACTTTTCAAGAGCCTGTGACATATATTACGTGTAAATGTTCACGGAATGACAACAAATGCAGGCATATGGAAAGTGAATGTACCTGCCAGATGGTGTGATCCGAATGCTCTTCCAGAGGGTCGAGGTTGCCTCTGATAGTTCCTTCAAATAATGTTGGCTCTTGGGGTATGATACTCAGGCGGCTCCTGAGATCATGAAGACCGACTGTAGAGATATCGATGTTGTCGATAATTATTCTACCACCTGCCGGCTCAATCAATCGAAATAGGGCCTGGATCAAGGTAGATTTGCCACTTCCTGTACGACCAACAATTCCAATTTTCATCCCACCAGGAATTGTGCAGGAGACACCATGGAGCACAATGGGAAGATTCTCCTTGTAGCGAAcctgaaatggaaaaataataaaaattctctCCCTCTTGCTCATCACACAAATCTTTTCCATGGTAGAATAGCTGCAAATCTTTCTTCACTGATGAATATAAAAGTGGGCTGATAACATTACAAAAGCACTAAATCTCAATAAGCATACCTTAAGATCAATAAGCTCAATTTGTCCATTCTCGGGCCAAGAGGATGGTGGACGAGAGTCTTCAATAACTGGTGGTGCTTCACTAGGTATTTGGCAGTATTGATGAATCCTTTCTATGGAGATGATTTTGTTTTCAAGCTTGCAAAAACTGAGAATCCATCTTGATAGACGTGCATTCAAGTTGAGGCCGTATGTCACTGCAAGGCCAGCCATACCTTTGGAGACAAATTCAGCATCAATAAATTATCCCGAGGTCtccatttattttctttaaaatctTCTTTAAAACAATTAACATCAGAATTAGAGGAAGAATCTTAAGAGTGGTGTAACCAGTATGACCAGCAGTTTCATAACAATAAAAATGACACTACAAGTTTCTATAGGAATAGAATTCTATTATCTGATTTAAGTTGTTATGGAGGAAGGTTCTCAAAAGATCAGCAGACATGCATTTGATATATGAAAAGAAAGCCACTCACTTG from Salvia splendens isolate huo1 chromosome 4, SspV2, whole genome shotgun sequence encodes the following:
- the LOC121798647 gene encoding NADH dehydrogenase [ubiquinone] 1 alpha subcomplex subunit 9, mitochondrial-like — encoded protein: MQSVYRRLRHHHFDQSPAQIASFKSLIPLSDRFNGASDSRSASTLATKGVGHLVRKGTGGRSSVSGIVATVFGATGFLGRYLVQQLAKMGSQVLVPFRGPEDSQRHLKLMGDLGQIVPMKYNPRDENSIKAVMAKANVVINLIGREYETRNFSFEEVNHHMAEKLAVIAKEHGGIMRYIQVSGLGASPSSPSRMLKAKAAAEEAILRELPEVTVMRPAVMIGTEDRILNPWAHFAKKYSFLPLMGDGSTKIQPVYVADVASAIIAALKDDGSSMGKTYELGGPEIYTIHELAELMYDTIREWPRYVKVPFPVAKVLATPRELLLNKVPFPMPVPTIFNLDQIEALSTDTVVSDDALTFEDLGITPRKLKGYPTEFLIQYRKGGPQYGSTVSEKVSRSWD